A region of Phycisphaerae bacterium DNA encodes the following proteins:
- a CDS encoding sigma-54-dependent Fis family transcriptional regulator, which translates to MGDTAFILIVEDDGGHAEALANGLREQGHACRVVQSAAEALESLHSRQPDVILAEKQLVQAEGNGSVLRESERLAPDAEIILMAPEEEAHVSGGEIHGGQNRVFQVVAKPVSFEDIQGVIHRAAELAKRHRADRALKEQAERRFEFEGIVTGNSHMMRIIRMIQRVANSKLTVLILGESGTGKELVAQAIHRHSPRTRKPYRAINCAGLNENLLESQLFGHVKGAFTGAVSDHKGLFEVVDGGTLFLDEVGDMPIPMQAKLLRTLENGEILPVGGNEIRRVDVRVVAATRRDIREMVEKHTFRDDLFYRLNQAVIRVPPLRERRDDIPLLIEHFLNDAAKVHDKPAISISPEVVRKLTGSQWPGNIRELRSVIDQMVVLAEGPGITVDDLPEHIRGSTDIVLAALPGTTGLTMEQMEKLHIASTLKLTGGNREKTAKILGIGARTLYRKLREYGL; encoded by the coding sequence ATGGGTGACACGGCTTTCATCCTGATTGTGGAGGACGATGGCGGGCACGCGGAAGCCTTGGCCAACGGGCTGCGTGAGCAAGGGCACGCCTGCCGTGTGGTCCAATCGGCGGCTGAGGCCTTGGAAAGCCTGCACAGCCGGCAGCCCGACGTCATCCTGGCCGAGAAGCAGCTTGTTCAGGCGGAAGGCAACGGCAGCGTGTTGCGGGAATCCGAGCGGCTGGCCCCGGACGCGGAGATCATTCTCATGGCCCCGGAGGAGGAGGCTCACGTTTCCGGGGGCGAGATCCATGGAGGCCAGAACCGGGTATTCCAGGTTGTGGCCAAGCCGGTGTCGTTCGAGGACATTCAGGGCGTGATTCACCGGGCCGCGGAGTTGGCCAAGCGGCACCGTGCTGATCGAGCCCTGAAGGAGCAGGCTGAGCGCCGCTTCGAGTTTGAGGGCATTGTCACGGGCAACAGCCACATGATGCGGATCATCCGCATGATCCAGCGGGTTGCCAACAGCAAGCTGACCGTGTTGATTCTGGGGGAGTCCGGCACTGGCAAGGAGCTTGTCGCCCAGGCGATTCACCGTCACTCTCCGCGTACCCGGAAGCCCTACCGGGCGATCAACTGTGCGGGCCTCAACGAGAACCTGCTGGAGAGCCAGCTTTTCGGGCACGTGAAAGGTGCTTTTACGGGAGCGGTCAGTGATCACAAGGGGCTGTTTGAGGTCGTGGATGGAGGGACGCTGTTTCTGGACGAAGTGGGCGACATGCCCATTCCCATGCAGGCGAAGCTGCTGAGGACGCTGGAGAACGGCGAGATTCTGCCGGTGGGTGGCAACGAGATACGCCGGGTGGATGTCCGGGTGGTGGCCGCCACTCGGCGTGACATTCGCGAGATGGTGGAGAAGCACACCTTCCGGGACGATCTGTTCTACCGGCTGAACCAGGCGGTGATTCGGGTTCCCCCGCTTCGGGAGCGGCGTGACGATATTCCGTTGCTGATCGAGCATTTTCTGAACGATGCGGCCAAGGTTCACGACAAGCCGGCGATTTCGATCTCGCCTGAGGTTGTCCGCAAGCTGACCGGGTCCCAGTGGCCGGGCAACATTCGCGAGCTCCGGAGTGTCATTGACCAGATGGTGGTGCTAGCGGAGGGGCCGGGAATCACGGTTGACGATCTGCCGGAGCACATTCGTGGCAGTACGGACATTGTCCTGGCGGCGCTGCCGGGCACGACGGGGCTGACCATGGAGCAGATGGAGAAGCTGCACATTGCCAGTACGCTGAAGCTCACGGGCGGGAACCGGGAGAAGACGGCGAAGATCTTGGGCATCGGGGCCCGGACCCTGTACCGCAAGCTGCGCGAGTATGGTCTGTGA